One segment of Anaerohalosphaeraceae bacterium DNA contains the following:
- a CDS encoding phosphatidylglycerophosphatase A translates to MKEWFATSFGLGRLPAAPGTFGSLPPVILYQGFGFLWPAANAYAMAAVTILFSWFCVQFAPAVIRRTGQSDPREVVADETAGQALTLLAIALMGPSHICNTAVLGFVLFRLFDIIKPWPIRKFETLPAGWGILTDDLAAGLYAAALAFLAIRLLPALFG, encoded by the coding sequence ATGAAAGAATGGTTTGCGACAAGTTTTGGACTCGGTCGGCTTCCCGCCGCTCCGGGCACCTTCGGCTCTCTGCCGCCGGTGATTCTCTATCAGGGATTCGGTTTTCTTTGGCCCGCCGCCAATGCTTATGCGATGGCGGCGGTAACCATCCTGTTCAGCTGGTTTTGTGTGCAGTTTGCGCCGGCGGTCATCCGCCGCACCGGACAAAGCGACCCGCGCGAGGTAGTCGCTGATGAAACGGCCGGCCAGGCCCTCACCCTGCTGGCGATTGCCCTGATGGGGCCCTCCCATATCTGCAATACGGCCGTGCTGGGTTTTGTCCTCTTTCGTCTTTTTGACATCATTAAACCCTGGCCGATTCGCAAATTCGAAACCCTCCCGGCCGGCTGGGGCATCCTGACCGATGACCTGGCCGCAGGCCTGTATGCCGCCGCTCTTGCCTTCCTTGCCATCCGCCTCCTTCCCGCCCTCTTCGGATAA